CGAGACGTTTTCCGGGGCCGTGGGCGCGGCGGCGATGGTGTTTAAGCGCGTGGCCGCGCCTTCGATGCGCAGGCCGAGCAGATTGCCCGATGCGTCGTAATCGAAGCGCGGCACGCCCACGGCCGCTTCGCGCAGGCTTCCGGCCGCACCCAGACGCCAGGCCGACGAGGCCCGGGAGAACGCCACCGTGCCCGGAAGGGCCAGATCCGGCGCGAAAATCTGGAAAGCGGGAGGGACGACGCCCACAAACTGGCCCACGTCATCGCGCAGACGGCGGGCCACCCCCCCTACGGAAACCGGCGCGGCCGTGAAATGCCCGCCCGACAGGTCGACCTGGGCCGCCACAAGGGGCACAACAAATACGGCCCAAACGGCGTACGTCCCAGCCCCGACCGTGTCGGCCACATCGACCGTCAGGCTGCCGGTTACCGTATTGTACGCCGTGACCCGGCCGAGCATCCCCGCCTGTCCCGCCTCGGTCCACAGCACCACGTATTGCCCCGCAACGAGCCCCTTGCCTGTGCTAATCGTCAATGTCCTGGCCCCCGTCCCCACCATAAGCGAGGTGGCGGACGCGGCCGTGATACCGGAGCCCCCGGCGGCCAGGGCACCTTGCACGTGGGCCGAGACGGCCCCGGTCAGGGCGTTGACGTCGCGCACGACACCGGGAAGATCGCCCCAATACGCGACGGCGCGCGTGCGAAAACGTGTCATGTCCTCCGGGGAGGGCGGAATCTGTGGCGACCTGACAGCAGGGAACATATGTTACGCCTCCACGGTGACGGCCCACATGTCCGCCTCGTCCAGGGGGACGGCGAACAGGGCCAGATGGTTGATAGTTCCGCACAATTCGTGTCCGGATAGATCACGGCCAACGCGCAGGGTGGTCAGGCTGGCGGGAGCGGCCCCCGACGTGTCCACGGCCGCTGTCGCGGCATTGAGCACGGCCCGGAAATCGTTCGCCCGCCACGAAAACGCCACCCGGAAATCGGCCCCGTCCGACACCACGCCCAGGGACAGGTCGGCCTGGACCACCCCGGCCGCGACCACCGTGCAGGTCAAGCGGCGATCCGGCTGCCGGGCCACCACAATGCGATTGTTCACGGTGCCGTCATCCAGGCAGACGGCCGTTTGCGCTGCATCGCCCACGCCCGGCGCGGCGCGCCCGGACACGAACAGCGCCCCCTGCGCAGGGACAAAATCGAGCCCGGCCAGACCGGCCGTGGCCACGTCCGCCATGCGCAGTCCCGACACCCACTGCATTGCGGTCAACCGGATCAGGGAGAGAGATCCGGCCACAGTAAACGTGATGGTCTGCTGGTCTGCCAGGGTAAACGAGACGGGATTATCTTCTGTCGCCACCATGCCAAAGGCCACCTCCCCCACTCT
Above is a genomic segment from Desulfolutivibrio sulfodismutans DSM 3696 containing:
- a CDS encoding LamG-like jellyroll fold domain-containing protein codes for the protein MTRFRTRAVAYWGDLPGVVRDVNALTGAVSAHVQGALAAGGSGITAASATSLMVGTGARTLTISTGKGLVAGQYVVLWTEAGQAGMLGRVTAYNTVTGSLTVDVADTVGAGTYAVWAVFVVPLVAAQVDLSGGHFTAAPVSVGGVARRLRDDVGQFVGVVPPAFQIFAPDLALPGTVAFSRASSAWRLGAAGSLREAAVGVPRFDYDASGNLLGLRIEGAATRLNTIAAAPTAPENVSVSAVAYTVSYYGGGSLTLSGAYSGAIPPIEGIGYNVRRSLTFTPTAGTLTLAPSGTVQHLQVEAGPFATSPILGEGSAVARAADVATVALSDIDFNAAEGTIYCEFRVAGVSVPQRIFYLDNNGNTNVLSLFVSASNKITMAVNSGGTAVVYTEASLTVAVNTVYRAAFSFRNNNYQLVVNGGQAVSDTSGAMPSPLSTLRVGHTLGGVQPMCGALRHFTYFPRALTAAQLRAITL